ACAATAAACAGCTTGCTATAGACAAAGCAATCGCCCTCAAGCTCCGGCGCGGTGCCAAACAACAGCACACTGTCACCAACCTGCAAAGCAGCACGCTCTGTCTCGGTCAATGTGTCTTCACCTAACAGATAATAGGTGACGGTGGCCGCCTCTTCGGCACACTGCTCGCTCTCGCCGCTGATCAATAAGCTGGCTTCCGCCACATCGCCCAGCGTTCCGCTCAAACTGTCTGTGTCATCAGGACAGCTAATGACCAATGCCGCCATCAGATCGTCACCCACGACAACCGCATCCACAGCAACACGTTGACCGACAGTCAAGTCACTGCGGCTGATGACCTCGCCAAAGCAATCATAAAAAGCGGTCGCCTCATCCAGACTGACCTCTGTCGGCACGTCATCATCACTCAACAGTGACAACGTGGTTCCTTCAGCGCCCGGAACAGCGGTCAAGGCGCCACGCACCTTCATATAGTCACCAACTTCGACAACGACCGCATCAAACTGCGGCTCAGCATCATCGGCACCTTCAGCAAAAAAACCGACAGCAACAACCGCCGTCTGCGCAGTCAGGTCAGCCAAAGGCATGGGCAGACCATCCGCACCGAAAATTACGCCTGAATCGCCCAGCGATACCAGCACACCACTCTCTTCAGTGTCGTCACCGTCCACCTGGGACGACATGCCGATCTGCTCAAGAACGAATTGATTAGTGGTGGTGTCAACACTGACGACCGTACCCGGCAGACGCACCAGACGGCCGGCATCTGCCGCCGTCAGGATGTCGACAAACACCACCGGTCGCAGGACATAATGATTGGCATTGACCAGATGGATGGATTTGTTGGCGTCGATATCCAACTGTACCGACAAGGTTTCATCGGCGCTGACATAGAAACGACCACGCGGATTGAGGTCAATTTTCCCGGAAGCAGGAAGATTGACAGCCGTGCGAACACCGAGATCATCCACCAACTCAACGCCGTCAATGGTCAGACGGATTTTGTCATACCAGCCCACCGGCACACCCGTGGCCAGGGTAAACAGCTCCGACTCCGTTTCCAGAGACAGCAGATCGATGGTTTTTCCGGTTTCGGAACTCCACACCTCGACAAGGTTCTCCTCATCGTCAATCAAGGAAACAGCCGTCACCGTCACTTCGATGGCAGCAAAGTCATCACTCGGCGCATCCGTGACCAGAATGGCCACCGAACCGGTTGTCGTACCATCCGTCGTCGAACTTGAGCTGGAGCCGCCGCCTCCACCGCCACAGGCGACCAAAGCCGCGGCAACAACCAGCATCATTGTCAAAAGCCACCAACATCGCAGTTGTTTCATTCGTTTCCTCCAGGTTATTTTGTGTCGATAAAAACAACATCACCCAAAGAAAACGTTATCATTTTACAATGCAATATCAATAACTTTAATAGAAACCCAGGTGTTCCATGAGGATCTTGATCCCCAATGAAAGCAGTACCACGCCGCCGAGAATTTCCATACGCTGGCCCCAATAGTCACCAATGCG
This region of uncultured Desulfuromonas sp. genomic DNA includes:
- a CDS encoding DUF4382 domain-containing protein — translated: MKQLRCWWLLTMMLVVAAALVACGGGGGGSSSSSTTDGTTTGSVAILVTDAPSDDFAAIEVTVTAVSLIDDEENLVEVWSSETGKTIDLLSLETESELFTLATGVPVGWYDKIRLTIDGVELVDDLGVRTAVNLPASGKIDLNPRGRFYVSADETLSVQLDIDANKSIHLVNANHYVLRPVVFVDILTAADAGRLVRLPGTVVSVDTTTNQFVLEQIGMSSQVDGDDTEESGVLVSLGDSGVIFGADGLPMPLADLTAQTAVVAVGFFAEGADDAEPQFDAVVVEVGDYMKVRGALTAVPGAEGTTLSLLSDDDVPTEVSLDEATAFYDCFGEVISRSDLTVGQRVAVDAVVVGDDLMAALVISCPDDTDSLSGTLGDVAEASLLISGESEQCAEEAATVTYYLLGEDTLTETERAALQVGDSVLLFGTAPELEGDCFVYSKLFIVE